CCGCAGGCTCACACCACGCGGGCGCAGGTCGCTGTTATACTGGCTAGGATGCTGCGCGTTAAGTAAGCTGAACCCTCTGCACGAAGACCGCGCCTAGATACTATGGCGCGGTCTTCGTGTTGTTAAGTCTTGCACTCGAGCAACAAACAAAAAAAGATCTCCTCCCGTCAAGGTGACAATATCTCAGTCCGACGACAGAGTGATTGCGGATGGTTGACACTCACCATTTTTTCTGTATAGTGCAATTAGAGTAGTGGGATAAATTTCAATGGAGGGATTGCCATGAAAATATTAGAATATGGCAGAGATCTATTGGCTTTAAAGCAAGTAACTATCACTGCTGGTTGTTGCAGCAGCTCTTTGTGCGACTTTTACGGGGTACACTCGCCAATAGCTGAAGAAGACGTTCAAGAAGAAAACAAGACGTAAATCATTAACACTCGACCCACTACTCTTGTATTGTCGAAGTCGGGGGGCGTTAGCCAATGATTGTTGGAACGTATAACGTAGTAATCACTTCCCGTAGAGAACCTGATAAACTCTATGTTTTCAACCTCTTGTCCGCTGCAACAGTCTCTCTCTCGACCTCAGCATTGGAAAACTGGCTCAAGGGAGACTTTTCTCAGCTTAATGAAAGAGAGTTTGAGTTCCTGAAGGACAAGCTCTTTATAGTTGAGAATAGAAAGCAAGAGAGAAACTTGGCCATGTTTCGGCTACAGGAACAGAAGAATACTAATGTGGTCAATCTTACAATATATACTACATACAACTGCAATTTTGCATGTTTTTACTGCTACGAGGCGGCTGGAAAGGTACTTAATCAAGGCAGCATGAGTCTTGATACTGTGAGCAGCGTTTGCGCTTGGCTAGAGCATTATATGGATGGCAGGGTGTTCAAACACTTGAATTTGACTTTTTATGGTGGTTAGCCTCTTCTCAACATGCCAGGCCTTCTAGCTGTCGCGAATCACCTTAGTGCTCTGTGTCAACAACACCTAGCGGAACTCAGAACATTGCTTATAACCAATGGTTCGCTTCTAACTCCAGATGTGTTGAATCATCTGCGAAAATATAATCTTAGCCAAGTCCAAATCACTTTAGATGGAGCGGCAAACATACATAACCAGACAAGGCCGTTCGTTGATGGTAGCCCAACTTATAATGTGATCAAAGCGAATCTAGATCAAGTGGTTGATATTTGCCCGGTATCTTTAAGAATGAACACAGACCTCTCAAAAATACATTCAGCATTTTGCATGCTAGACGACCTGTGCGCATCGGGCATTGTTCGAAATAATAATATTTTTCTGGAGGTAGCTCATATTATGGACTGTGGGCGCGGGCAGGTTCCTGAATCTTTGTCTCCAGAGTTTGTAGCTGCTAGGCATTCAGTTATAGAATATGCTGTAAAAAATGGCTTCAGGGTGCGTAACCCATTGAAGCTAGCACCATGTCATGCGCGCACTCCTGGCTGCTTTAGTATTTTGCCCGATGGGCGCATATTCAACTGTTTCTTACTTGTAGACAGGCCAGAGTGCCAGTTAAGTTCTGTTAAAAAGTTGTCCTTTGAAAACATTTACTATGAATTGGTAACTCATCAAAGTTATGATGAGGCTTGTCTTGAGTGCAGCTTTTTACCAACTTGCATGGGCGGGTGTCGCGCTGCGGCACTCAAGCACAACGGAACCCTGTCTTCGAAAATGTGCAACCTTAGTTACTACAGGCAAGTCGTAGTTCCTGATCTTGAATTGCATTTTGATTGTGGCAGTTGGGAATAAATTGATGTTTGGAACCTACAATGTAGTAATGCCTACTGAGATTGGAGACTTCTTAGTCTATAATACTCTTAGCAAAGCCGCAGTCTCTCTTAAGGCATCAGAATTTCAACGTGTGCATGATGGCATTGTGACGAACTCATTCTTGCGCCGCTCTCTAATCGTCTGTGATCGTGTAGACGAGGAGCAAGCTCTGCAGCGCTACATTCATGCAGTTTTACACCGAGACGAGCTTCATGTTGCTATAACGCTAACGCGCAAATGTAATTTCTCATGCGCCTACTGTTTTCAGGTTAGTGAAAAAAACGTCGATATGTGTGATGAGACAGCGAATAAACTCATAGACTGGATCTCGACCCAAGTTAATGGTAGTAGGTACAGCGTTGTACACATAGTTTTCTACGGTGGGGAGCCTCTTCTTAACATGCAGAGACTCACCGACATGGCCAAAAGCATAAGTTGCGCGGTGGGCGAGACACGACTACGTATGAGTATCATTACTAATGGCTGGTACCTTATTCCTCCGATTATCCAAGAACTCGTTGCAGTCGGCGTGGATTCCGTGCAAGTTACTCTTGATGGACATGCGTCCACGCATAATGCAAGGCGTCCTTTGATGGACGGTTCAGGTACACAAGCCCAACGAAGCTTGCAGAAGGCGCGAATATGATATGCTGCGTGATTGCATACTGCCGCATTGTTACTAAGCATGCTTTGCCCTCGTAGTTACGAGCGTGATTCTCATCGTTAACTGCGCTTTCAATCAATTGACCATAATGCAATCGACTAATATCGCATTGCAAGTTACAAGGCAGTGTCGCGGCAATGTGGAGCTTAAAATGGCACTAGCGGCAAAGACGAGACAAGTGGAGCTTGGTCATGTCCGCCTTGCTGTCGCCACATGACGACGTCAGGGGAAAGTGGTGGGAAAGCAGAAGCCATTGGGCCGACGGCTGCTTGGAGCCTAGGATGCAAGCTTCCGATTAAGTACCACAAGGTCAGAGGAGGTACTTTTCTTTGATCAAACTAGCGTATTCCAGTATGCGTCACCGACTAACTAGGACTATAATCACCATTTTTGCCATGGCTATCGCTGCGGCAGTCGTTACGAGTGGTATGGCGCTCTCGCAAGGCATTGCAAGGAGGGCATATATTGAGTATCGTACGTATTATCAAGGCGATATCTTGGTCTTTACCCCAACCTATGTAGGTGCTGCCATGCTTCATCAAGTGAACAGCCGTATAAAACAGGCCATACTGTATGATTCAGGCTTTAATTCGTTACTTAGGCTATATCCTCACTTCGGTGCCACAGGATATCTGGCATATGAAGCTTATCCGTACGTCCCCATTTCTCTCGAACAAATAGGACGCCTGCGCACCTTTTCGGGAATCCAATCAGCAGAACCAACTTTGCTGATGCCGGGCCGCGTTGGGCAGATAGATATCACCCTCAAGGTCACAAACAATGATCTGGAGAATCACTTAGTTACGGGAAGAGTTCCACATGCGAATGCTCACAATTACGGGTCTTTGGAGATTGTCGTGAACGCTCATGGTGGCATTCCAGCAAACCTGGGGAATATTGTGACAGTTACGGTGCCAGCGTTCGGGGTGGGCGCATCTGGGATACCATTCGTAGATTTCAGTTCTGCTCCACAGGAGTACGCTGCAAAGGTTGTTGGCATTGCCGAGTGGCCTACAAGGGAGCTGTCATACTTTCCGCCAGGTGTTGGTGGCGAGCCCATATATGAACAAGGCTATGTACATAGCGCAGAAATCTACTTGGCCCCTAGCGCGTGGGAACAAATTTGGCACAGACAGGCGGAAAATTTGGCGTATCCTGTTCTTTCGGCATCCCTGAGGGTAGACAATCTCTCGCGGCTTAATGTCATTGCAGCACAACTTCGGTCAGCGTTCCCTGAGTTGACCATTAAGACGGTTCCCGAGGTGGCGCGTCATGTTGAGCGGTACAACCTTCTTGATCATTTCTACACGTTGCCGTCACATGTATGGCAAGTGTCATCTGATGCCGTCACCCACGAACATGTGCCTGTTGAGTTCGGATTGGCTGTTTCCCTTCTTCTCTTTGCTAACGCAGGTATGCTTCTCGCTGGACAGATGCTTTCAGGCGTTGCAGAAAGAAAGAAGGAAATCGGTATTCTTAAAACGCTAGGAGCTCGACGCAGTGACATTGTCGGCATGGTCTTAATTGAAGGTTTTCTTTTGGCCTCGATAGGTTCACTTCTCGGCTTTAGCTTCATACGATTACTGGCTACAATTCGCGAATTTGGCAACCAAGCTGGTGCATTGTCTGTCATATACTCTACAGCAAAGGAATTCCTCACGGTCATGAGTCTCACGACACTAGTGTCCCTGATATTTAGCGCGATTCCTGCAGCGTGTATGGCTAACTTAACGGTGATGGAGGTGCTTCGCAATGAATGAAATTATCATGCGTACTGAGCGCCTTAATAAGGCCTTTAGTCTAGGTGAGACCATTTACGCCGTCTCAGATGTATCGCTCTATATCCCTGCAGGAAAGATAGTAGCAATTGTAGGCCCCTCAGGTTGTGGCAAGAGCACCTTGCTGAGCCTGCTTGGCGGCTTGGATCGCCCTATGAGCGGCGACATCTTCTTAGAGAGACAGTCTTTTCGTATGCTTTCTGAGGATGGCTTAGCCATGCTGCGACGGAGGAAGCTAGGATACGTGTTTCAGTTTTTCAATCTTATTCCGCACCTAACAGCCATAGAGAACGTCATGCTGCCAATGTCATTCATTGGCGTGAGCCGCCTAAATGCGAAGAAACGGGCCGCAGAATTGTTGGCTCAAGTGGGTCTAACAAAAAGATTGAACCATCTTCCGCTTCAGCTCTCTGGGGGAGAACAACAGCGTGTCGCAATTTCCAGAGCCTTAGCCAACAACCCTGCACTAGTACTGGCAGATGAGCCTACGGGAAATTTAGATAGTAGCTCCAAAAACGACGTCCTTGATCTGTTCAAGATGTTCAACGCGATGAATGGCCAAACTTTTGTGTTAATTACACACGATGCGTCGGTAGCGGGCATTGCCCAGAAGGTTGTTCGTATGGTTGACGGAAGAGTACTTGAGGAAAAATGATACAGCTAGCCCGGCGAATCTTTATAAAAAGTTGGCGCATACAGTTGGCGATTACCTGCTTATTTGCGGCTTCAGTTGCCTTGTTAGTAATTTATGGCACCTACCTGCAGCGGGAAATCAATCTGCTAGAGGTGAGGATGGATGGGGGACTCCAAGACAGTTTTATACGAGTGGAGCTAAATGACTCACAGAGAGGCCCGAGTAAGTTGCGCCCGTCTCGCGGTCTTGGGACTGTGCCGTTGCAGTATCTCGGTTCGTGGCAGACAGGTGTTGTTGATACAAGCCATGGCCGCTTGCCTGTAGCTATGGTGACGCAGGATACTGGCCTCAATTTAGGGATAGGCAGTGCAGAAGTGCTTGTACCGCAAGTTTTGGCCAGTGAGCATAATCTCGCAGTTGGCGACAAACTGGTTGTCGTTACTAAAGGAGCGCATGCACAGTTCACAGTGGCCCAAGTCCATGATGGCACCATCTATGGGCAACGAATAGTTGTTTGGGATAAAAATGCATTGGCCTCTAATGTTTTCTTGTATCGTCATGAGTCTGGAGCAGCATCTGCGGCAGTTACTTCCCTGCGGCGCACCTATCCAGCAGGAATTATTGCATATAGTGGTAGTACGCGCTCTGCTGCGGAAGAGGTCATTGATGCAGTGTACTCCCCAGGGATTAGGGCGCGTTTTGGAGTCATTCTCTTTATAACAATTGCGTTTCTCGCAGTAACAGTATTCAGTTTTTTAGGGAAACGTAAGGTGCTCGCCATAGTAAAATCCTTGGGCTTAAGATCTTGGGAGATGGTCACCCTATTGTTTTACGAGGCAGTTTTACCTCCCTTGTTTGGTTCCTTGCTTGGTTGTGGCCTTGCCTATGTTACCCTGCGCTGGATGATTAGTGCTGGGCAGCAGTTTGCTATCGACGGTTCAGTCTTTATAAGCTCTGCGTTAAGTATCTGGCCAGCGGTTGCAATCGGCATAGCCATCCCAGCGCGCTTCACTCAAGTAGCCACAGTAAATCAGCTACTGTATGAACGGCCGGTGCCCTTCCAAACAGTCATAATAAAGGAGTTGGGTAAACGTATCAGTGCGCTAGATGTTTATACTAGTCAAGGCATAGAATTTATCCATTTGCAGATGGAGTACGGGCACTTTAACGGTTCTGTATTTCGTCGTTTAGGTGATTATGTGAAGCAGGGAGAGGTGCTTGCTGTTGAGGAGCGATGGTGGGGGCTGCAGGTAGTGGAGTACCATGCTCCAATAACGGGCTATATAGTATACTTTCAGGATGAGTTAGGCCTTGTAGGTGTCTCTCCATTGCATTTTGGCGCTCGGTGTGGTAATACTTAGCTAAAGGGAGGCGAAGTACAATGATGTGCCCAGTCTGTGCTAATGTGGAACTAAAGATGACCGAGCGGCAGGGTGTGGAGGTAGATTACTGCTCCAAATGCCGGGGCGTATGGCTAGATCGCGGCGAACTCGACAAAATTATTGAGTTGTCCTTAGAACAGAGGACCCCAGAGCGCGACCGCCGCGTAGAGAACGTACGCGACAGCCGCGACACCCGCAGTGACCGTGACACCCGCAGTGACCGCGACGACCGTGACGACCGAGGCGACCGCGATGATGTGAATCGCAATCCACGTAGGCGCAAGTCACTCCTAGGTGACCTCTTCGATTTCTAGGCTTAGGATCATACTCTGATCGCTGAGCGAGGCTAAAACGCTGCAGGTGCTTTCTCTTAGCGAAAGAGAAAGCACCTGTTTTCTACGGTCTGTCCCCTAGGGGGCCTGCCGCGGCTAGCTCGATGGCGAGAGCACCAAATTGCTTGAAGTTGCCACGAAAACGCTCGGCCAAGTGGAGCGCTGTAGCCTCATACTTCGCTTTGTCGGCCCAGGCCTCGCGCGGAGTAAGGAAGGCAGGTGGTAGGCCGGGCACCCTCTCTGGCACCAAGAGCCTAAAGACCTCGTCCTCGCGGTAAGCACACTTATCTAGGTCGCCGTTTAGTATGGCCGTAATAATGGCGCGCGTATGAGCGATAGAGATGCGTTTACCTTCGCCGTAACCGCCGCCCACCCAGCCGGTGTTGACGAGAAAAACCCTCGCCCCATGTCTATCAAGTTTTTCACCTAGTAGATGCGCATAAACCGTGGGGTGAAGAGGCATGAAGGGGCTGCCGAAGCAGGCCGAGAAGGTGGCCTCGGGCGTGGTAACGCCGCGCTCGGTGCCGGCTAGTTTGCTGGTGTAGCCAGAGATAAAGTGGTACATGGCCTGTTCTTTAGTGAGACGAGCGACGGGCGGTAGAACACCAAAGGCATCGGCGGTGAGAAAGATAATCGTCTGTGGGTTGCCGCCCACACCACAGAGAGCGGCATTCGGGATAAACTCCACGGGGTAGCAGGCGCGGGTGTTTTCCGTCAGACTGTCATCGGCATAGTCGGGCATACGCGTGGAGCAGTCTAGTACTACGTTTTCTAAGAGGGAGCCAAAAGTAAGTGCATTCCAGATTTGCGGCTCATGTTCTTTAGACAAACCAATGCACTTGGCGTAGCAGCCCCCTTCAAAGTTGAAGACGCCTTGGTCGCTCCACCCGTGCTCATCATCCCCGATAAGTTTGCGGTCAGGGTCGGCCGAGAGGGTGGTCTTGCCCGTGCCAGACAAGCCAAAGAAGAGCGCTACATCATCGTACAGGCCAATATTGGCAGAACAATGCATGGGCAAAACATCGCGCTCTGGTAAGAGGTAGTTCATCACGGAGAAGAGAGATTTCTTTATCTCGCCCGCATACTCAGTGCCGCCAATGAGCACCACCTTTAGAGAAAAACTAATTATAACAAAAGCCTCGGAGTTCGTGCCGTCAAGCTTCGGGTCAGCCTTGAAGCTTGGGCAGGAAATAACGGTGAAGTCGGGAGCGAAACCCTCTAGTTCGTGTTCTTCTGGGCGCCTAAAAATCTGTGTGGCAAACAAGCTATGGTAGGCAAGAGTGGTCACAACGCGCACTTTAAGGCGATATTCGGCCTCTGCACCGACGAAGCCATCAAAAACAAAGTTATCCCTTTGCTTCATGAACTCTGTCAGTTTCTTGTACAAAGCTTGAAAGTTATGCTCGTTAAAGGGCTTGTTGGTTTTTCCCCAGTCGATTTTGTCGCGCACCGCGGGCTCATCCACAATAAAGCGGTCCTCCGGAGAGCGCCCGGTATACTTACCGGTGTTAACTGCTAGCGCGCCGGTCGACGACAATATGCCCTCGCGGCGCAGCAGGGAGTGCTCAATCAGTTTCGGTACTGTTAGGTTGTGGTAAGTGTGTCTTGTGCTCACAATGCAGCCCGCCCCTCGCCAGATATACACCAATTAACTATACAATACTATTCTAATCTGTCAATGGGCTAGCATATTTGCGCAATTATATATCACATTAGAGCGAACCGCTGCAGCCTGGCCAGCAGGTTGCAGCGGTTAAGGTTGGCCAATTTAGCGTCGCGTGGGTAGTATCTCTAGCCAGTATCCATCGGGGTCTTCAATAAAGTAGATGCCCATATCCACGTTTTCGTAGCAGATACAGCCCATTTCCTTGTGCCAAGCATGTGCGGCCTCAAAGTCATCGACTCTAAAGGCTAGGTGCATCTCATTTTCGCCAAGGTCGTAGGGTTTGTCCCTGTCTTTCATCCAGGTGAGCTCTAGGCGGTGCTCGCTAGTTCCGTCGCTCAAGAAAACCAGGGTAAAGCTGCCGTCCTTAGCTTCACGCCGCCGCACCTCTTCTAGTCCTAGTGCCTCCTGGTAAAACTTTAGGCTGCGAGTGAGGTCGAGCACATGAATCTCATTGTGGGCAAAAGTAAATTTCATGTCTAAACTCCTTTCTTTTTATAGACTAGCTGCTGGCCACGGTGGGTAATAGCGGTAATAGGGGGAACTAGTGACGGCAGACCTGTGGCAAAGCCCTGCACTGCGGCGTAGTTTTCACCAAAATGCATGGGTACAAAGAGCCTTGGCTTGACAAGATCAAGAAACCGCTGTGGCCCGAGGGCAAACTCACTCCCTAGTCTTGGGTCAACGGGGAAAAAGGCAATGTCAATATCTTGGCCAACTAAGGGGGCGAGGGCCTGCATAAACAAAATTTCGCTCTGCCGCACTTCCTCGGCGGTGGACTCTTCCTTCCAGTGCCACCAGTTTAAGTCGCCCGCATGGAAAATAGTGAGCCCATCTGTAGTAACCACAAATGAAACGCCTAGGTCCGTGGAGTCATAAGTGGCTACTTCCGCGTCCGCAAAACTAAGCCTTTGTAGCGGTGACATGCGCGAGATGTCGGGTCCGTTCTCTTGTACATCAGAGCTCAGTATGTAGCGTATCTTGGGGTTTGCTTCGCGCCAGCTCCAAATATGCGGGTTGTAGTGATCGGCGTGGCCGTGCGAGACAAACACTAGTGTATTCTTGTGGCGCACCTTCTCACCGAGCTTCACCTCTCCGCCATCCCTGATATAGTCAAACACCAAGAGATGCTCCGGAGTCTCTACCGCAAAACCGCTGTTTTCCAGATAGTAAATGTCGGCGCGGATTTCATTCATTTCATTCGCCTCCTTAGAATACACGGCATGCGAGTCGATCGTAGCTCCATTATACTCTAGAATTATCTGTCGCAGGCACTATGATGTGTTGATAGATTATGCAGCCCTTTCTTTTTAGGAGGTACCTAGAGACAAAACGTGGCGTATAGCGGCACAGTCTTCTTCCTGTCCTCATAGCCATAGTTCCTAGTGCAGAGTTTTACTGCGTAGTCAGGGTTGTATGTTGTCATGAAAACGCTGAGACTTTTGGATTTGGTGTTGTCAGCAGACTTTACTTCAACGGGAATAATCTTGCCTTCACGCTGAATAAGAAAATCGACTTCTGCTCCGCGCTCCGAAGTCCAGTAGTAACTAGTATAGCCATTGACACTCAACTGAGCACAGACATAGTTCTCAGCCAAGC
The genomic region above belongs to Bacillota bacterium and contains:
- a CDS encoding SPASM domain-containing protein; the protein is MLITNGSLLTPDVLNHLRKYNLSQVQITLDGAANIHNQTRPFVDGSPTYNVIKANLDQVVDICPVSLRMNTDLSKIHSAFCMLDDLCASGIVRNNNIFLEVAHIMDCGRGQVPESLSPEFVAARHSVIEYAVKNGFRVRNPLKLAPCHARTPGCFSILPDGRIFNCFLLVDRPECQLSSVKKLSFENIYYELVTHQSYDEACLECSFLPTCMGGCRAAALKHNGTLSSKMCNLSYYRQVVVPDLELHFDCGSWE
- a CDS encoding 4Fe-4S cluster-binding domain-containing protein; protein product: MMFGTYNVVMPTEIGDFLVYNTLSKAAVSLKASEFQRVHDGIVTNSFLRRSLIVCDRVDEEQALQRYIHAVLHRDELHVAITLTRKCNFSCAYCFQVSEKNVDMCDETANKLIDWISTQVNGSRYSVVHIVFYGGEPLLNMQRLTDMAKSISCAVGETRLRMSIITNGWYLIPPIIQELVAVGVDSVQVTLDGHASTHNARRPLMDGSGTQAQRSLQKARI
- a CDS encoding ABC transporter permease encodes the protein MIKLAYSSMRHRLTRTIITIFAMAIAAAVVTSGMALSQGIARRAYIEYRTYYQGDILVFTPTYVGAAMLHQVNSRIKQAILYDSGFNSLLRLYPHFGATGYLAYEAYPYVPISLEQIGRLRTFSGIQSAEPTLLMPGRVGQIDITLKVTNNDLENHLVTGRVPHANAHNYGSLEIVVNAHGGIPANLGNIVTVTVPAFGVGASGIPFVDFSSAPQEYAAKVVGIAEWPTRELSYFPPGVGGEPIYEQGYVHSAEIYLAPSAWEQIWHRQAENLAYPVLSASLRVDNLSRLNVIAAQLRSAFPELTIKTVPEVARHVERYNLLDHFYTLPSHVWQVSSDAVTHEHVPVEFGLAVSLLLFANAGMLLAGQMLSGVAERKKEIGILKTLGARRSDIVGMVLIEGFLLASIGSLLGFSFIRLLATIREFGNQAGALSVIYSTAKEFLTVMSLTTLVSLIFSAIPAACMANLTVMEVLRNE
- a CDS encoding ABC transporter ATP-binding protein, producing MNEIIMRTERLNKAFSLGETIYAVSDVSLYIPAGKIVAIVGPSGCGKSTLLSLLGGLDRPMSGDIFLERQSFRMLSEDGLAMLRRRKLGYVFQFFNLIPHLTAIENVMLPMSFIGVSRLNAKKRAAELLAQVGLTKRLNHLPLQLSGGEQQRVAISRALANNPALVLADEPTGNLDSSSKNDVLDLFKMFNAMNGQTFVLITHDASVAGIAQKVVRMVDGRVLEEK
- a CDS encoding ABC transporter permease → MIQLARRIFIKSWRIQLAITCLFAASVALLVIYGTYLQREINLLEVRMDGGLQDSFIRVELNDSQRGPSKLRPSRGLGTVPLQYLGSWQTGVVDTSHGRLPVAMVTQDTGLNLGIGSAEVLVPQVLASEHNLAVGDKLVVVTKGAHAQFTVAQVHDGTIYGQRIVVWDKNALASNVFLYRHESGAASAAVTSLRRTYPAGIIAYSGSTRSAAEEVIDAVYSPGIRARFGVILFITIAFLAVTVFSFLGKRKVLAIVKSLGLRSWEMVTLLFYEAVLPPLFGSLLGCGLAYVTLRWMISAGQQFAIDGSVFISSALSIWPAVAIGIAIPARFTQVATVNQLLYERPVPFQTVIIKELGKRISALDVYTSQGIEFIHLQMEYGHFNGSVFRRLGDYVKQGEVLAVEERWWGLQVVEYHAPITGYIVYFQDELGLVGVSPLHFGARCGNT
- a CDS encoding zf-TFIIB domain-containing protein encodes the protein MMCPVCANVELKMTERQGVEVDYCSKCRGVWLDRGELDKIIELSLEQRTPERDRRVENVRDSRDTRSDRDTRSDRDDRDDRGDRDDVNRNPRRRKSLLGDLFDF
- the pckA gene encoding phosphoenolpyruvate carboxykinase (ATP) is translated as MVYIWRGAGCIVSTRHTYHNLTVPKLIEHSLLRREGILSSTGALAVNTGKYTGRSPEDRFIVDEPAVRDKIDWGKTNKPFNEHNFQALYKKLTEFMKQRDNFVFDGFVGAEAEYRLKVRVVTTLAYHSLFATQIFRRPEEHELEGFAPDFTVISCPSFKADPKLDGTNSEAFVIISFSLKVVLIGGTEYAGEIKKSLFSVMNYLLPERDVLPMHCSANIGLYDDVALFFGLSGTGKTTLSADPDRKLIGDDEHGWSDQGVFNFEGGCYAKCIGLSKEHEPQIWNALTFGSLLENVVLDCSTRMPDYADDSLTENTRACYPVEFIPNAALCGVGGNPQTIIFLTADAFGVLPPVARLTKEQAMYHFISGYTSKLAGTERGVTTPEATFSACFGSPFMPLHPTVYAHLLGEKLDRHGARVFLVNTGWVGGGYGEGKRISIAHTRAIITAILNGDLDKCAYREDEVFRLLVPERVPGLPPAFLTPREAWADKAKYEATALHLAERFRGNFKQFGALAIELAAAGPLGDRP
- a CDS encoding VOC family protein encodes the protein MKFTFAHNEIHVLDLTRSLKFYQEALGLEEVRRREAKDGSFTLVFLSDGTSEHRLELTWMKDRDKPYDLGENEMHLAFRVDDFEAAHAWHKEMGCICYENVDMGIYFIEDPDGYWLEILPTRR
- a CDS encoding MBL fold metallo-hydrolase, coding for MNEIRADIYYLENSGFAVETPEHLLVFDYIRDGGEVKLGEKVRHKNTLVFVSHGHADHYNPHIWSWREANPKIRYILSSDVQENGPDISRMSPLQRLSFADAEVATYDSTDLGVSFVVTTDGLTIFHAGDLNWWHWKEESTAEEVRQSEILFMQALAPLVGQDIDIAFFPVDPRLGSEFALGPQRFLDLVKPRLFVPMHFGENYAAVQGFATGLPSLVPPITAITHRGQQLVYKKKGV